The Oculatellaceae cyanobacterium genomic interval GCACTTATTGTCGCAGGTATCCAAGCAGAGCATATTTTCACTAGCCTTGATTATCAAAGTTGCGGTAGCCCAGTGGTGTTTCAGGCGGTGTGAAGTATTCCTGTCTTCCCAGCCGCAGACGGAATTATTCAGCAGGGGATCTCGCTATCTCTGCAAGCATAGCTTTTAATACTACAGCAAAACCTAAATCTTTACTGTAAACACTGAGCCTTGGGGATGATTAGATTCAACAAAAATTTCACCCCCGTGTGCTTCAACTGCCATTTTACAAAAAGCTAAACCTAAGCCTATTTGAGAAATACCATCCATTAAATTACCAACTTCATACTTTTCAAAAATTTTCTGCCTTAAATCTTCATTTATACCAACTCCCTGATCATAAACTTTAATAATAAATTGCTTTTGTAGTTCATCTATATATTCAACTTCTACTTTTATTTCACTATTTTCTGGACTAAATTTAAGCGCATTCGACAGCAAATTATCTAGTACACGGCGACACAAATTAACATCTACAAAAACTTCTTTCCCCCATTGGGGAAAAATACTAGCTATCTGAACTTTTTTCCTTTCTGCTAAACCTTGAAAATCCCACACTACTTCTTGAACTATATCCAAAATATTTATATCAACTATATTGAGTGTGATTTTTCCAGATTCTACTTTAGCCATCAGCAACAAATCATCAGTCAAAAAACGCAGATTTTGTGCTGCTATCAAAATTTGCTCTACTTGTTGACTTTGCTGAGATGAAAGTTCTGTTATTAATAGTAGTTCAGAAAATAAAAAAATATTATTAATAGGATTGCGTAAATCATGTACAACCATGCGAGACATATCTTCACGCAAATTCAGAGTACTTCTTAGCGATTCTAAAGCTACTTGCAGAGCATCATATTGTTTTTTGATTCGCAACATAGAGCGAATTCTAGCTCGTAATTCAATACCACTGACAGGTTTACTCAAAAAGTCATCAGCACCAGCATCTAAACAACGAGCTAAATCTTCTTTAGAATTAAGTGCAGTTACTATAATAATTGGAATGTGCTGCCAGTTGGTGTTAGCCTTAATTTGTTTACACACTTCAAGACCATCCATCTCCGGCATCATCACATCTAATAAAATCACATCAGGAGAAATCGACTCTAAAATATTTAAAGCTTCCTGACCACCAGTGGCATAATGTAAGTTGTATTTTTCTTTTAATAGTAATAGTCTTATTATGTCAAAATTTTCTGGTTCATCATCAACAATTAAAATAAAATTATTATTCATAGTAGATATTTAATATTTACATATTTTGCGTGACGCATAAATATAGCATTAATAGATTTTATTCCAATAAGTTATAATAGTTTCTGACAAATTCTTATAGGAAAATTTACTTCAATTCGCAACGTTTTTTAATTTGCTGATTGTTAATTAATAAATTATTTATAAGCCTTGATAACTGTTTAAAATTGAAAGGTTTAGTAATATATTTTAAGGCTCCTGTATCTAAGCATCTCTCTTTATCCCCAAGCATGGCAAGAGCCGTGAGAGTGATAAGGGAAATTGCTGCTATGTCACTGTTTGCGCGAATCTGACGAGTTAGCGTCAATCCATTAAGTCCCATAACTGCTGGTTAATAATATATTGGTACATTAAGGATTGCTTTAAATATCAAAAATTTCTTGCAAATTCAGAGATTGACAAATGCGCTATTTTGTGCATAAAAGCCCGCACTCTTCTTCCGTATCCTGATTTTTAAAACTCAGTATTTTGCTGGAATTAAAGCAGTATGATAGATATGTAAAGCTATGTAAACACTGGGTTAAATGTCCCTTGAGTTTTTATCACTAGAGACCATTCAAGAAATTGCCCATAGGTTTGGTTACCTGGCAGTTTTTTTGGGAATTTTATTTGAAAATCTTGGTATTCCGTTGCCTGGTGAAACTGTAACTATAGTAGGAGGGTTTCTTGCTGGTAGTGGTGAACTGAATTATTGGATACTTCTGGTAGATGCTATTCTGGGCGCAGTTCTAGGTGGAACTTGCGGATATTGGATTGGCAGACTTGGCGGCTGGTCAATGCTGGTTCGCGTAGGTAGCTTTTTCCGAATCAAAGAAGAGCAACTGCTAGAATTAAAAGATAAATTTACTGAAAACGCCAGTAAAGCTGTATTTTTTGGTCGTTTTGTGGCTTTACTGCGAATTTTTGCGAGTCCAATGGCTGGAATAGCCGAAATGCCATTTTTGAAATTTTTGTGGTTTAACTTTGCTGGTGCTACTGTCTGGGCATCGGTGATGGTGACTTTAGCTTTCTTTGTGGGGCGGATTGTCTCTTTAGAGCAATTAGTAACTTGGGCGGCTCAATTTGCAATTGTTGCATTGATCATTGCGATCGCCATAATTGTAATCCCCATCTGGTTAGAATCTCGTAAAACCGCACAACCTGAACAACAAGAATAACTTAATAAATATCTATCTCAGATATTTAAGTTACTTTTTTAACGACTGAAAAGGGGCGAACTGCTGTTTGCCCTTTTTTATTAATTTACATATCTTTAAACTAGGCTGTACTTTTTTCCAAAAGTCCAGCTTTTTTTATACCTTACGAGTATTGAAGCAGCAAGAATTTTAGATTTTTATATAAGTATAGACAAGGGTATACCCTTGTCTATACTAGACCTTCTTGCAATCACATCGCATACTGAATGGATTTTCTGCCGTTCTCTCAAACGCCTTAAAATTAGCGATATTGAACTTATGAATGTCGTTTCTAAAACTCCCAATTTACTTAAACTAAGAGAGCGTCCGATTGGAATTTGGCTAATTAGCGCTTTTACAGCCTTACTCGGAATGTTAATTTTTATATCGTTTGATTCACCTATAGATTATTTTGGATTCTCCTGTATAATTTTCTCCAATCTAATGATGTTTGGTAGTCCAGTTCAAACTTGTATTTTTAATAAAGATCTTAATTATGTAGCTCTCAAGCACAAAGGTTGGCTAGGTACTAAAATAATTGGCTATCCCATAGATGAGATTAAAGGAATTCAAATTCAAGAATCAAGATTAGTCGGAACTCAGTTTTACAGGCTTTGTTTAATATTGATTTCAGGTAAAAAATTTTATATAACTCAAATTCCTAGTACTGACTGGAAATTGCAGAAAAACCTAGCTCAGTATATCCGGCAATTTCTAATGTTAGTGTAGCGAGTTGTCTAAAACTACCTAACAAAACTTACGCACTTTAATAGACATCTCCAAAAATTAAAGATGTATTATCTAATAAAATTGTAGAGACGTTGTATACAACGTCTCTACATTCCCATGAGAGGAAATGTTTAACGTATGCTGACTCTCGCTGACTGCCGATAGCTAATAGCTGATAACTTAAAGGCGGTGTTTTTGTGACCACACGCGGGTAGGTAAACCCCAAACATAGATAAAGCCTTCAGCAGCTTTGTGGTCAAACTGATCGTCAGCACCATAAGTTGCTAAATCAGGAGTATACAAACTCTGATCTGATTTACGTCCTACAATAATTGCATTACCTTTAAATAGTTTGAGCCGCACAACTCCAGATACTTGCTCTTGAGTTTGATCAATGAAAGCATCTAGTGCTGCTTTGAGTGGGCTATACCATAGACCGTTGTAGATCAATTGACTATAGGTTTCTTCAACACCACGCTTATAGTGGCTGACATCTGCGGTGAGAGCCAAACTTTCTAAGTCACGATGCGCTTGAATTAATACCAAAAGTGCTGGTGTTTCGTAGATTTCCCGTGATTTAATCCCTACTAAACGGTTTTCTACCATATCAATCCGACCAATACCATGATTTCCAACTAACTCGTTGAGTTGAGAAATCAATGCTACAGGTGATAGGGATGCGCCATTTAGGGTTGTAGGAATACCGCGCTCAAACCCTATTTCTATATATTCTGGTTCATTTGGGGTATCTGCGATCGCTTTTGTGAGTTCATAAATTTCTTCTAGTGGTTCTGTCCAAGGATCTTCTAATGGCCCTGCTTCAATACTACGACCCAACAAGTTACGATCAATACTGTAAGGAGAAGACTTTTTCACAGGTGTAGGAATACCAAAGCGTTCACCATAAGCAATGGTTTCCTCACGACTCATCCCCCATTCCCGTGCAGGAGCCAGCACTTTTAGATTAGGATTAAGAGCAGCAATAGAAACATCAAAGCGAACTTGATCGTTTCCTTTACCAGTACAACCATGAGCTACCGCGTCAGCACCGTATTTTTCTGCTGCTTCTACTAACAACTTGGCAATTAGCGGACGAGCAAGTGCAGTTGAAAGGGGATAACGATTTTCATACAAAGCATTCGCTTTCAATGCAGCAAAGGCGTAGTCTTTAACAAAGCTTTCTGTAGCATCGACTACTAGGGATTCACTAGCACCTGATGTTAAAGCTTTTTTCTGAATTGGCTCTAGTTCATCGCCTTGTCCCAAATCCGCAGCGAGGGTAATCACTTCTTGGACACCCCACTCTTCTTTAAGATAAGGGATACATACGGAAGTATCTACTCCACCTGAATATGCCAGCACAACCTTGTTAGCGCGACCCATTAATGTCTCAATTTTCTAAAACAACCAAGTTTTTATTATCGGCTACTTAGCCGAATTGTTGTCAGGAATTTAAAAAATGCCCTGAATTTGTTATGAAATCATCATGAGATTTTTTGGAACGCAGATGGAAGCAGATTAACGCAGATTAACGCAGATAAGTTCTAAAATTTGAGTAAGTTTGGCAATATTATTTGTATTTATTGATTGCGAATATTATTTTTTGTAAAATTTTATCGAATTTCTTAAACACAAAATATGAAGATGATTTTGATAATTAGTTTATTGCTAATTTTGCTATTAACAACATCTATTTATCATACAGTTGCATCTAAAATAGAAAAGGATAAATACCCTCCTCCAGGGCAATTGATTGATGTAGGAGGGTACAAGTTACATTTGTATTCTATAGGTGAAGGTAGTCCTACAGTAATTTTTGATCATAGCCTTGGCAGTTTAGGATGGTCAAATTATTTGGTATTTAATGAAATAGCTAAAATTACTAGGGTTGTAGTATGCGATCGCGCTGGATATGGTTACAGTGAAACCAGTCCTAAACCTCGTACCAGTGCAGAAATTGTTCAAGAATTACATACATTACTAACTAAGGCTGATATTCCACAACCATATATTTTTGTTGGGGACTCTTTTGGTGGTTACACTGCTCGGTTATATGCTGATAAATTTCCCAATCAAGTTGTGGGAATGGTTTTAACCCACGCTTTACACGAAGATACTGTATTAAATTTCCCTTTTAGTATCATAGTAATGAAAATAGTTTTTTTAATAGGATTTAAACTTACTCAAATATCTGCCTATTTGGGGATGATTAGATTATCTGGCTTGATGGGATTATTTGAATTCTTCAAAAAAGAATTGCGTCAATTTAACGAAAACGATTTAATACGTTTGAAAATGTCTTTTTATAGTGCGAAGCATTGGGAAGCTATGTTTCGAGAAGTTAAAGATATTACAAGTAGCTCAAAACAAATTAAAAATACTGGCAGTTTAAGTAATTTGCCTTTAGTCGTTATTTCAGTTCAGCATTTTTTAAAGCGTTCATTATTAACCTTCTTTCTCCCACTAAGGCAAGTGGATGAAGCTTGGACAAAAATGCAACCTGAATTATTAAAACTTTCCTCTAACAGCAAGCAAATTATAGCTGCAAATAGTGGTCATTTTGTCTGGATAGATGAG includes:
- a CDS encoding hybrid sensor histidine kinase/response regulator, yielding MNNNFILIVDDEPENFDIIRLLLLKEKYNLHYATGGQEALNILESISPDVILLDVMMPEMDGLEVCKQIKANTNWQHIPIIIVTALNSKEDLARCLDAGADDFLSKPVSGIELRARIRSMLRIKKQYDALQVALESLRSTLNLREDMSRMVVHDLRNPINNIFLFSELLLITELSSQQSQQVEQILIAAQNLRFLTDDLLLMAKVESGKITLNIVDINILDIVQEVVWDFQGLAERKKVQIASIFPQWGKEVFVDVNLCRRVLDNLLSNALKFSPENSEIKVEVEYIDELQKQFIIKVYDQGVGINEDLRQKIFEKYEVGNLMDGISQIGLGLAFCKMAVEAHGGEIFVESNHPQGSVFTVKI
- a CDS encoding response regulator; this translates as MGLNGLTLTRQIRANSDIAAISLITLTALAMLGDKERCLDTGALKYITKPFNFKQLSRLINNLLINNQQIKKRCELK
- a CDS encoding DedA family protein is translated as MSLEFLSLETIQEIAHRFGYLAVFLGILFENLGIPLPGETVTIVGGFLAGSGELNYWILLVDAILGAVLGGTCGYWIGRLGGWSMLVRVGSFFRIKEEQLLELKDKFTENASKAVFFGRFVALLRIFASPMAGIAEMPFLKFLWFNFAGATVWASVMVTLAFFVGRIVSLEQLVTWAAQFAIVALIIAIAIIVIPIWLESRKTAQPEQQE
- a CDS encoding argininosuccinate synthase, which produces MGRANKVVLAYSGGVDTSVCIPYLKEEWGVQEVITLAADLGQGDELEPIQKKALTSGASESLVVDATESFVKDYAFAALKANALYENRYPLSTALARPLIAKLLVEAAEKYGADAVAHGCTGKGNDQVRFDVSIAALNPNLKVLAPAREWGMSREETIAYGERFGIPTPVKKSSPYSIDRNLLGRSIEAGPLEDPWTEPLEEIYELTKAIADTPNEPEYIEIGFERGIPTTLNGASLSPVALISQLNELVGNHGIGRIDMVENRLVGIKSREIYETPALLVLIQAHRDLESLALTADVSHYKRGVEETYSQLIYNGLWYSPLKAALDAFIDQTQEQVSGVVRLKLFKGNAIIVGRKSDQSLYTPDLATYGADDQFDHKAAEGFIYVWGLPTRVWSQKHRL
- a CDS encoding alpha/beta hydrolase, with the protein product MKMILIISLLLILLLTTSIYHTVASKIEKDKYPPPGQLIDVGGYKLHLYSIGEGSPTVIFDHSLGSLGWSNYLVFNEIAKITRVVVCDRAGYGYSETSPKPRTSAEIVQELHTLLTKADIPQPYIFVGDSFGGYTARLYADKFPNQVVGMVLTHALHEDTVLNFPFSIIVMKIVFLIGFKLTQISAYLGMIRLSGLMGLFEFFKKELRQFNENDLIRLKMSFYSAKHWEAMFREVKDITSSSKQIKNTGSLSNLPLVVISVQHFLKRSLLTFFLPLRQVDEAWTKMQPELLKLSSNSKQIIAANSGHFVWIDEPEVMIKAINELIEQIRSQEL